The Cucurbita pepo subsp. pepo cultivar mu-cu-16 chromosome LG05, ASM280686v2, whole genome shotgun sequence nucleotide sequence ATATGCAATATTTTCTCCAACAGACACCGAAAACAGAACAGGTTCCTGAACATCatctaattaattcttttggCAGGAAAAGGTTATATATTTTAGCCCATACTAAGTTAAGTATGTCAATGTTGATATTACACATTTAAGTGCATTAAACTAAAGCTTGAATGGTAATCATCAGAGcattctcaaaataaaattagagattTGCCATGAATCAACCAATAACAGCAAACTCCTTTAAAACACCTAAAATCAGTCTATTCCTCTCTAGCCATGTCTTGCAAAAGATTGGCGAATATGTATTGGTCTTCAAGACCTTACGTTTGACATTGAAAGGGTAAAACACAAAgcattttgattaaaaaagacCCTTCATATTCCTGGGGAGTGGTATCCATAAACTAAAACTTCTTTCAAAATAACTACAGAAAAAGGCACTGAATAAATGAACGGCCTGTGCTTTCCACTTCAACACGAACCATCAGCCCCTAGATGAGAAAATGTGGATTCCCGTTATGAGTATGTCTCCGCACAAACATCTATGATCTACCTAAAATAAGGGCCATCCAAAAACTTTTACTTTCTCAAGAGAGGACTTAGTTTGAGATCTGAGGGAAATTTCCTCTCCTTGGCGGTTAAATCATGGAATGGACCATGAGGCAAGGATCCTAGATGGTCTTGAACAAGCAAAACCAAGTATATGCACCTACACATCTAAGCAGCCAATCCTCAATCTCTCTATCTATGAACTCTCTTTTATCATAAAGGCAAGGGTGGCACTAAGCCAATCTAGTTACAAAAAGAGAACTCAAAAGCTAAACCATACCCTCACACAATGCTCAATTGGATCcatttatgaccataattcaACATTCTCATATTGCCAACCAATGCAATTTTCTACATCTCAGTCACTATAAGCAAAACAGAAAACCAAACAACATAACACGTGGTAAACATAGGATGTTAATATGTTGAATGGAAAAAATTTGCTGATTGCCACAAGTACATAAAATACAATATGATCAGTAAATAAAGCAAGATTTTGTAGGGTAACGGAAATCTGATGGGATTAAAATAATAGTCTCAAAACATGGGTAAGGAAGCCTCTACATTTCAAGCAAGAAAGCCGAACTGGAAAGCCAAAACATTTGGGGACGAaatctataataaatttaaagcaTCATCAGTCTCATGGCTATTCATTCAAGGTAAGTAATATGGTAATGTTAAATCTGAGTTTGAGTGGGTAAAGATATTACTTGATTCACTATTGAAACAGCCCGAGCCCATTCCCTCTTATCAAATGCACGAATATCTTCACCAGAAACTTTTATTTGCCCTTGCTTTGGCTGTAAAATATGCACATTATTAACCAATCTATAACATACAGAAGTTTGTTGATATAACAAGAAAGTTTACCTCATAAAAACGTGCCAACAGCTGTACTATTGTACTCTTTCCTGCTCCACTAGGGCCCACTAGTGCCGTCACGGTTCCACATTTAAGTGTTAAATTCAAATCACTAAGAATGTCAACGTCAGGTCTCAAAGGATACGAAAAGCCCACATCTGCATGACAAGAAATGGGCACACATTGACACATTAATCATTTCCCAAAATAACTGACATAGAGAAAGCAAGTTTCCCATTTCAATGTGACCACAACCAAGAACAGTTCATCATATATTTCCCTAAATTGAAGAAGACATAGAATGGGACTTAGAAAAcaaatagttttatttattccaGTATCTATGACCGTATGGACCAGCTGATCTCAAGTACCCTCAGGGACACCCTCCCAACTTTACAGTACTAAATTACCAAAGAAATTTATCTTTCTAAAATGAAGAGTTAACATAACAATaacattgaagaaaattcACCTACTGAGACGAGCTATAGTATCAACATGACTTTAAAAAGTCTAATTACTGATTCAAAATGTCACAGCAGAGATATATAATGCACTTCATGaatattagaaaaaacaaaaatgtaaatagACAATCACTGTTTCtaccattatttttattgcgAGTACAAAAGCATGAGAAAGATTTTGAGACTTTTAACAGAGAATATTGGGAACCGCAAGAATTTACCTTCAAGACAAATATCACCAGACCAAGCAAGATTGATAACATTGCTAGAAGATTTTAGGTCGGACATGTACTGTGTTTTCACCTGACTATTTTCATCAGTATCGCCAGAGAATAACaacttatatttaaattctttttgttgCATCTCTTTTTCTAATCCATATGCAAGGGCTTCATCAACCTCTTCATGTAAAACAGTATTAATTCTTTCAACAGCAGCAAAAGTTCGACGGAGATCTCCAAATGTATTTACCAATCCTTGAACCTGAAAGTCATTATATGCATCAGTACTGAAGAATAAGATATTGAGAAGGGGTAACCAAAGAGAAACAGTTAAAGGACTCACAGCAAATGTTAACGTGAAAGTATATCCAATAAAAGAAGCCATGGTTCCTACAGAAAGTTCACCCTGGAAGGACATGATAAGAACAATTAGAGATTAGATAAAAACAAGGTCTTGACTATGGTCTGGATATGATGAacaaaaaacatcaattagatgaacaaaaatatacatattttggagaaggaaacaaaaaatttattgatagAAAGTTACAAATGAATAAagttcaaaaatcaaaattaagaaaatgaccAACTATCCAAAGTAAAATACAGAGAACACAccccattaaaaaaaaaactcaattacCTATCTTatactaagaaaataattttaaaacccatATAAATTTAAGCGAATTGCATAAACCATTACTGAACTATTACAATTGCACCGATAAGCTTTAATTGTAAAAGCTAAACTCTCACCCTTGTAAAACTTGGGACCTTCCATTACTCTCCATTAAAAATTTCGTTAAGTGATAGAGAAAAAGTCTATTTCTCTAAAACAAATCTTTTTATCTCTCTATCACAATTCTCTCTATAAAGGAATGAATGGTTTTCTTCAATCACAttcttatctttaaaaaaaaaaaattcctctCTCTATCACACTTCTCTCCAAGAAAAATCCAATATTTCACTCTATCCATACATtaaaacacataaaaaaaagtatgcaAATTTGGAAATTACCGCTTTCACTTTGTCTCCTCCAAGCCAATATAATGACATAAGCGAAATATAAACAGCAACTCTAGTTAAGGATTCATTCAGAGACTTAAAAGTCCCAAGTGATATGCCACTACCCTCATATGCAATAACCTgccaaaatccaaaaatgaataaacaaaTTCAGTAGACTAACATGGCTCTAAAACTTATCTGAAGGAACCTTTACAGTTCccaataatattttacctGGCGACCAAAATTGAACATTTGACGCTTTTCACCACCAAAGGATCTCACCTGTAATAACATCTTCGTATCTCAGCAAGACCAGTAGAAAAAATTCTAATAGGTCAGGGAAATCAAATTTAGTGATAATACAAGTGGCAGAGTATCTTAAACTCACAGTGCGAATAGCAGAGAATGTCTCTGTTGCACAATCAGCCATGGAGGCTTGAGCTAATCCATGAGCTTTAAATACAGGGATAGTAGAACGCTTGTATACAGCTACAGATAAATGAAAATCAGCATTGCAATAGAGAAACACAAGGCATTCAAATTAGCGTAGCCTATAGCTTtctattataattatatcttGCTCGTCCTTtctattataattatatcttGCTCGTCCTTTACATTTTCTGGAGAAAATGACTTGTATTTATGACATGTTCTAATTGGATGCAAGAAATAGAGAAAGACCGTGATAgcagacaaaaagaaaaacacaatttCTCGGACAATTTATAACGTCTTAACATTCCCTGAAAGCATCACATAGAAGCAGCCAAGCAGGTACACACAGGCACATAAACAACCATATCCATAAACAAACAAAGGGCAATGAATGGCCATTGTTAAGAGTATTGGACATGAATACACAATCAAACTAGAACGCTAGGCTTCAAAGGCTACTATATTCATCAAGTATAAAAATGTgttcaaagaaagaagaaatgaaggaaaGAAGTTTTAGTCTATATGCTGTAAAGAAAAATAGCAGGGAGCCTCAGAAAGAAGCTAATTAACTGATGAACTTACCCACTGAAAAAGATACACTCAACATCAGAAGACCAAGAATAGGTGCAAGCTGGGGGGACAATGCAAATAATATACATATTGTTCCAATCACCTGTACAAAATAACACACAGGAGAACAACATTCTACTATCAATAATGCAGatcgaaaaaaaatatatatatatatatcaaaatatgCAACTTTGGTAAAGTTTCACCTAATTGGAAATTTATTCGACCACATTCTATATTCAGCAACTAGAACCTTAGTCATATTTTTCAACAACGTGGTTATTTCAGGTAAGGGAGAATGTAAATAAAAGATTGGACACGAAATCCAACCATACCAAGAGCcagatagaaaaaaaaaatcggatTGCAACAATATTTCAATCAGCAACAGCGAAGCAAATCTATATGCCAAATGCAGACAACACAAAGCTCACTTGTACTTGGTGAAGAGTTGCTTGCCTCAGAGAACGCTCTGAATCCACGGTCCCTTGAAACATTCTCACTCACCACATCTTTAAGAGAGCCCAAATCAGAAGTTAACAATCCGGTAATTTCACCAACCttaaaggaaaaatccaagtCAATCCAATTGAAATATCAAACTTGACTGAGAAACTAACATTTCCAATAGAGAAAACGAAATgagaatatataaaatagaatgaagaagaaaaggagggcAAGGAGAAATCAGGAGTAACAGCAACCAATTtggaataagaagaaaaaaatgtctGTAGTAGATTATGAATAAGTGGTTCATTATACATACACACCTTGTATCTGTCAAAAAATTCCACCTGAGAAGTAAAAGGGAGAACAAATCAGGATGCCAACATTTTACAtgaaaatcaaacttaaaGAGAGTTCATCTCATTCGGTCATTCATAAtgacaaattaaatttacaacACTACTCCAACACTGAAATCCAcgataaaaataagatattaccTTCTGAATCAGCAACCTTCCAAAAATCTGGGCTCTTAATCTTGACATAACCTTCTCCCACATGAAATTCATGTTTGTGACGAACAAGACCGTCAATATTGGCTCCAATGCATATAAAATTCCAACTGTACTCAGCAGCCTCCACAAAGACCCAGGTTTTGCACCTA carries:
- the LOC111795429 gene encoding ABC transporter B family member 28 isoform X1, whose product is MSSTALLSLPFTLRPSRFPNSSLSPLRRATSVAPFPTVAAVRCGFKPASKSSRGSSTSFAYVGPASDPNVSESDPKLDDASDSQVRAPGVLYWGLLWKLLIKHKLRLLVSSLTLVCCTTCTLSMPFFSGRFFEVLIGAKPGSLWRLLSTVGILYALEPILTVLFVTNMNFMWEKVMSRLRAQIFGRLLIQKVEFFDRYKVGEITGLLTSDLGSLKDVVSENVSRDRGFRAFSEVIGTICILFALSPQLAPILGLLMLSVSFSVAVYKRSTIPVFKAHGLAQASMADCATETFSAIRTVRSFGGEKRQMFNFGRQVIAYEGSGISLGTFKSLNESLTRVAVYISLMSLYWLGGDKVKAGELSVGTMASFIGYTFTLTFAVQGLVNTFGDLRRTFAAVERINTVLHEEVDEALAYGLEKEMQQKEFKYKLLFSGDTDENSQVKTQYMSDLKSSSNVINLAWSGDICLEDVGFSYPLRPDVDILSDLNLTLKCGTVTALVGPSGAGKSTIVQLLARFYEPKQGQIKVSGEDIRAFDKREWARAVSIVNQEPVLFSVSVGENIAYGLPDDNVTKDEVIKAARAANAHDFIIALPQGYDTPVGERGGLLSGGQRQRIAIARALLKNAPILILDEATSALDAVSERLVQDALNLLMKGRTTLVIAHRLSTVQNAHQIAFCSDGKIVELGTHLELLAQKGQYASLVGTQRLAFE
- the LOC111795429 gene encoding ABC transporter B family member 28 isoform X2, with translation MNFMWEKVMSRLRAQIFGRLLIQKVEFFDRYKVGEITGLLTSDLGSLKDVVSENVSRDRGFRAFSEVIGTICILFALSPQLAPILGLLMLSVSFSVAVYKRSTIPVFKAHGLAQASMADCATETFSAIRTVRSFGGEKRQMFNFGRQVIAYEGSGISLGTFKSLNESLTRVAVYISLMSLYWLGGDKVKAGELSVGTMASFIGYTFTLTFAVQGLVNTFGDLRRTFAAVERINTVLHEEVDEALAYGLEKEMQQKEFKYKLLFSGDTDENSQVKTQYMSDLKSSSNVINLAWSGDICLEDVGFSYPLRPDVDILSDLNLTLKCGTVTALVGPSGAGKSTIVQLLARFYEPKQGQIKVSGEDIRAFDKREWARAVSIVNQEPVLFSVSVGENIAYGLPDDNVTKDEVIKAARAANAHDFIIALPQGYDTPVGERGGLLSGGQRQRIAIARALLKNAPILILDEATSALDAVSERLVQDALNLLMKGRTTLVIAHRLSTVQNAHQIAFCSDGKIVELGTHLELLAQKGQYASLVGTQRLAFE